In Thiovulum sp. ES, a genomic segment contains:
- a CDS encoding 16S rRNA processing protein RimM (PFAM: PRC-barrel domain; RimM N-terminal domain~TIGRFAM: 16S rRNA processing protein RimM), with product MGKTIKSMLQKNPDKIVIATVGKTFGFKGFLKLHIHSDFTEQFQKKRVWKSSRGDLEIESFDEKKSHVKFVGFDSLEVAKQLTHTKLFSSVDESRELCELGEDEFFWFDIFGLEIIENGEKLGVVKDIDRIAGTDYLQIETDPKLVESGSPKLFLIPYLDRYVLNVDIENREIETTGAKDILEAS from the coding sequence ATGGGAAAAACTATAAAATCAATGTTACAGAAAAATCCTGATAAAATTGTTATTGCTACTGTTGGAAAAACTTTTGGTTTTAAAGGCTTCTTAAAACTTCACATTCATTCCGATTTCACTGAACAGTTTCAAAAAAAGAGAGTTTGGAAAAGTTCGAGAGGTGATTTGGAAATTGAGAGTTTCGATGAGAAAAAAAGTCATGTTAAATTTGTAGGTTTTGATTCACTTGAAGTTGCAAAACAATTGACTCACACAAAACTTTTTTCAAGTGTTGATGAGAGTCGAGAACTTTGCGAATTGGGTGAAGATGAATTTTTCTGGTTCGATATTTTCGGTTTAGAAATTATTGAAAACGGTGAAAAACTCGGTGTCGTAAAAGATATTGATCGGATTGCTGGAACAGACTATTTGCAAATTGAAACAGACCCTAAACTTGTTGAATCTGGATCACCAAAACTCTTTTTAATTCCGTATCTTGATAGATATGTTTTAAATGTAGATATTGAAAATCGGGAAATTGAGACAACTGGGGCGAAAGATATTTTAGAGGCAAGTTAA
- a CDS encoding tRNA (guanine-N1)-methyltransferase (PFAM: tRNA (Guanine-1)-methyltransferase~TIGRFAM: tRNA (guanine-N1)-methyltransferase), translated as MKFNFITLFPELLQSYFSASILGKAVENGKIEIEFLNPRDFTTDRHNRVDLSQIGGGAGMLMMTEPIEKAIASIPNRGKVIALSPVGKPFKQNDAKRLAKEENITFLSGRYEGFDERVIENCDEVFSVGDFILTGGELPSLILCDAISRNVSGVLGNGESLNGESFENELLESPNFTKPVSGVPSEYLNGNHAKIESLRFEMSKRKTQFFRPDLYNKIIRK; from the coding sequence ATGAAATTCAACTTCATTACACTTTTTCCAGAACTTCTCCAAAGTTACTTTTCGGCTTCCATTTTAGGAAAAGCTGTTGAGAACGGAAAAATTGAAATTGAGTTTTTAAATCCAAGAGATTTTACAACAGACAGACATAACAGAGTTGATTTGAGTCAAATTGGCGGTGGTGCTGGAATGTTGATGATGACTGAACCAATTGAAAAAGCGATTGCTTCTATTCCAAATCGCGGAAAAGTGATCGCCCTTTCTCCTGTTGGAAAACCCTTTAAACAAAATGATGCAAAACGACTTGCAAAAGAAGAAAATATAACTTTTTTAAGCGGTCGTTATGAAGGATTTGACGAAAGAGTTATTGAAAATTGCGATGAGGTCTTTTCTGTCGGTGATTTTATTTTAACTGGTGGGGAACTTCCATCTCTCATTTTATGCGATGCAATATCCAGAAATGTTAGCGGAGTTCTTGGAAATGGCGAGTCCTTAAATGGAGAAAGTTTTGAAAATGAACTTTTAGAATCTCCAAATTTCACTAAACCTGTTAGCGGAGTTCCATCAGAATATTTAAATGGAAATCATGCTAAAATTGAGTCATTAAGATTTGAGATGTCAAAGCGGAAGACACAATTTTTTCGTCCAGATTTATATAACAAAATTATTAGGAAATGA
- a CDS encoding ribosomal protein L19 (PFAM: Ribosomal protein L19~TIGRFAM: ribosomal protein L19, bacterial type) yields the protein MKNKFIAHFEKQQLEGKEVPEFRAGDTLRVAITIKEGEKTRVQNFEGVCIAIRGEGVSRTFTIRKIGANSVGVERILPIYSDSIDSIKVLRRGRVRRAKLYYLRDRKGKAARIKELRRKEAK from the coding sequence ATGAAAAATAAATTTATTGCTCACTTTGAGAAACAACAATTAGAGGGAAAAGAAGTTCCAGAATTTAGAGCTGGTGATACTTTAAGAGTCGCTATTACTATTAAAGAGGGCGAAAAAACAAGAGTTCAAAATTTCGAGGGTGTTTGCATCGCTATTCGAGGTGAAGGTGTTTCAAGAACTTTCACAATCAGAAAAATTGGTGCTAACTCTGTTGGTGTTGAGAGAATTCTTCCAATTTACAGCGATAGTATTGACAGCATCAAAGTTCTCCGAAGAGGTAGAGTAAGAAGAGCAAAACTTTACTACTTAAGAGATAGAAAAGGTAAAGCTGCGAGAATTAAAGAACTACGAAGAAAAGAAGCTAAGTAA